The Methanoculleus marisnigri JR1 genome window below encodes:
- a CDS encoding pyridoxamine 5'-phosphate oxidase family protein: protein MVALTEEMKTAFRTMKAFPVATASKDGWPNVVPIAFVEIVDDETIWIADNFMKKTLANVQENPKVSIYVWGPETKGCFQVKGDVEIRSSGPEFEKMQFTVRAKMAKAPAKTLLIMKVREIYECSPGPKAGEKIL from the coding sequence ATGGTTGCACTTACTGAAGAGATGAAGACGGCGTTTCGCACGATGAAGGCGTTTCCGGTCGCCACTGCTTCGAAGGACGGCTGGCCGAACGTGGTGCCGATCGCGTTCGTCGAGATCGTCGACGACGAGACGATCTGGATCGCGGACAACTTCATGAAGAAGACGCTCGCAAACGTCCAGGAGAACCCGAAGGTCTCCATCTACGTCTGGGGGCCCGAGACGAAGGGCTGCTTCCAGGTCAAGGGCGACGTCGAGATCCGGTCGAGCGGCCCGGAGTTCGAGAAGATGCAGTTCACCGTCCGGGCGAAGATGGCGAAGGCGCCGGCGAAGACCCTCCTCATCATGAAGGTTCGCGAGATCTACGAGTGCTCCCCCGGACCGAAGGCCGGGGAGAAGATTCTTTAA
- a CDS encoding archaeosine biosynthesis radical SAM protein RaSEA yields the protein MVSKLTEKPLASWRGKDRYEGRILDTLTVIFRSGGCSWNRCRMCGYRHERYPDLPRDELAERMIRQVRWVKENFRDEDYQVLKIFTSGSFFDPDEVPPTVRRAVAEAFRGKAVIAETRPEYVDADAVREFREGIDTGDWDKPLHVAVGLETTNDLIRERSIDKGFSYADFLRAAEVAHAAGAGMKAYLLMKPPFLTEREARDDMIRSIRDVAPVADSISMNLCTVQSRTEVEHLWKQHAYRPPYLWSVLDVLIASPVHILCDPVGGGKMRGPHNCGRCDGPIVKGIIDYSLSEDVELLRALAETECGCKEEWEFVLDREEPFCMPLTR from the coding sequence ATGGTATCCAAATTAACCGAGAAGCCGCTGGCGTCCTGGCGGGGGAAAGACCGCTATGAAGGGCGGATCCTCGATACGCTGACGGTTATCTTTCGAAGCGGCGGGTGTTCCTGGAACCGGTGCAGGATGTGCGGCTACCGGCACGAGCGGTATCCCGACCTTCCCCGGGACGAACTCGCCGAACGGATGATTCGCCAGGTCCGCTGGGTGAAAGAGAACTTCCGCGACGAGGACTACCAGGTGCTCAAGATCTTCACGTCGGGGAGTTTCTTCGACCCCGACGAAGTTCCCCCCACGGTCAGGCGCGCAGTCGCGGAGGCGTTCCGGGGCAAAGCCGTGATCGCCGAGACGCGGCCCGAGTACGTCGACGCCGACGCAGTCCGCGAGTTCCGGGAAGGGATCGATACCGGCGACTGGGACAAACCGCTCCACGTCGCCGTGGGCCTCGAGACCACGAACGATCTCATCAGGGAGAGGAGCATCGACAAGGGGTTCTCGTACGCCGACTTCCTCCGCGCCGCAGAGGTCGCCCACGCCGCCGGTGCGGGCATGAAGGCCTACCTGCTGATGAAACCGCCGTTCCTGACCGAACGCGAGGCACGCGACGACATGATACGCTCGATCAGGGACGTCGCCCCCGTCGCGGACAGCATCTCCATGAACCTCTGCACCGTCCAGAGCAGAACCGAGGTCGAACACCTCTGGAAGCAGCACGCATACCGGCCGCCGTATCTCTGGAGCGTTCTCGACGTGCTGATCGCTTCCCCGGTGCATATCCTCTGCGACCCCGTCGGCGGCGGGAAGATGCGGGGGCCGCACAACTGCGGAAGATGCGACGGCCCGATCGTGAAGGGGATCATCGACTACTCGCTCTCTGAAGATGTCGAACTCCTGCGTGCCCTTGCGGAGACGGAGTGCGGGTGCAAAGAAGAGTGGGAGTTCGTGCTGGACCGGGAAGAGCCGTTCTGTATGCCGCTCACCCGCTAG
- a CDS encoding ribbon-helix-helix domain-containing protein — translation MMDRITIRLPRQQVEMLEKLVEAGEFPTVSEAVRYSVRALLERHGNRVLREADQISFKV, via the coding sequence ATGATGGATCGGATTACAATCAGATTGCCACGGCAACAGGTCGAGATGCTCGAGAAGCTGGTGGAGGCTGGCGAATTCCCCACGGTATCGGAGGCTGTGCGGTATTCGGTCAGGGCGCTTCTTGAACGGCATGGAAACCGTGTTCTACGTGAGGCCGACCAGATTTCATTCAAAGTTTAG
- a CDS encoding NTP transferase domain-containing protein: protein MLALIMAGGEGTRLRMGEKPLVTICGRPMLSYVTDAFTAAGHEVVVVASYRTPFTKNWCRAQGVGLYEAEGLGYIEDINAAAADLEEGGTPFFTCVSDLPCLAPDIVAGVEEAWRRAGVPACSTWVPRDLCEEHGCRTRYTETVDGVPACPAGINILTAGGSGAAQDEVQLLLHDKRLAFNVNTREELALVQEYLCRKRRE from the coding sequence ATGCTTGCCCTGATCATGGCCGGGGGAGAGGGCACCCGTCTCCGGATGGGCGAGAAGCCCCTGGTCACCATCTGCGGGCGGCCGATGCTCTCCTACGTCACCGACGCCTTCACGGCCGCAGGCCACGAGGTGGTCGTGGTCGCCTCGTACCGGACGCCGTTCACCAAGAACTGGTGCCGGGCGCAGGGGGTCGGCCTGTACGAGGCGGAGGGGCTCGGCTACATTGAGGATATCAACGCCGCTGCGGCAGACCTGGAGGAGGGAGGAACGCCGTTCTTCACCTGCGTCTCCGACCTCCCCTGCCTTGCGCCCGATATCGTCGCCGGTGTCGAGGAGGCCTGGCGCCGGGCGGGAGTGCCGGCATGCTCGACGTGGGTGCCCCGCGACCTCTGCGAGGAGCACGGCTGCCGCACGCGGTACACGGAAACGGTCGACGGCGTCCCGGCCTGTCCCGCCGGGATCAACATCCTGACGGCGGGCGGTTCCGGTGCGGCCCAGGACGAGGTGCAACTTCTCCTGCACGACAAGCGGCTTGCCTTCAACGTCAACACCCGCGAGGAACTGGCGCTGGTGCAGGAGTACCTCTGCCGGAAGCGGAGAGAATAG
- a CDS encoding ornithine cyclodeaminase — protein MESCREIELEGHIIDSGVMTLVFDRIMDMGGEFEILTFNVGRLKTDTSYARLRVTAPGDHQLDAILSELHRLGARAPEIDDVTLVPAEGDRILPKGFYSTTNHPTYVKYRGDWLPVERIEMDCHIVVDETEKRAICTPISKIKGGDAVVVSETGVRVVYPERPRKVSTFEFMHGTVSSERPSEAIIAKIAREILKSKQKGEKIALVGGPAIVHTGAADALAKMIREGYIDVLFAGNALATHDIESNLYGTSLGMDVKTGTLVTGGHKHHIRAISEIMRAGSIKNAVDQGVVTGGIMYECVKKGIPFVLAGSIRDDGPLPDTITDVVEAQEVMRRHIHDLGMVVMVGTLLHSIAVGNCLPSYVKTVCVDINPASVTKLMDRGTTQAIGVVSDAGTFLPLLCEQLEEQEKC, from the coding sequence ATGGAATCCTGCCGGGAAATCGAACTAGAGGGCCATATCATCGATTCGGGCGTCATGACCCTCGTGTTTGACAGGATCATGGATATGGGGGGAGAATTCGAGATCCTCACGTTCAACGTCGGAAGACTGAAGACGGACACGAGTTACGCACGGCTCCGCGTGACGGCGCCCGGCGATCACCAGCTTGACGCCATCCTCTCCGAGCTGCACCGGCTCGGCGCACGGGCCCCCGAGATCGACGACGTCACCCTCGTACCGGCAGAGGGCGACCGGATCCTGCCGAAGGGGTTCTACTCGACCACCAACCACCCGACCTACGTAAAATACCGGGGCGACTGGCTGCCCGTCGAGCGCATTGAGATGGACTGCCACATCGTGGTCGACGAGACGGAGAAGCGGGCGATCTGCACCCCGATATCGAAGATCAAGGGCGGGGACGCTGTTGTCGTCAGCGAGACCGGCGTTCGGGTGGTCTACCCCGAGCGGCCGAGGAAGGTCAGCACGTTCGAGTTCATGCACGGAACCGTCTCGTCCGAGCGGCCGAGCGAGGCGATCATCGCAAAGATCGCCCGCGAGATCCTGAAGTCGAAGCAGAAAGGCGAGAAGATCGCGCTCGTCGGCGGCCCCGCCATCGTCCATACCGGAGCGGCCGACGCCCTCGCGAAGATGATCCGCGAAGGCTACATCGACGTGCTCTTTGCGGGGAACGCGCTCGCCACCCACGATATCGAGTCCAACCTCTACGGCACGTCGCTCGGGATGGACGTCAAGACGGGCACGCTCGTCACCGGCGGGCACAAGCACCACATCCGCGCCATCAGCGAGATCATGCGGGCGGGCTCCATCAAGAACGCGGTCGACCAGGGGGTCGTCACCGGCGGGATCATGTACGAGTGCGTGAAGAAGGGCATCCCGTTCGTGCTCGCCGGCTCCATCCGGGACGACGGGCCGCTCCCCGACACAATCACGGACGTCGTCGAGGCGCAGGAAGTCATGCGCCGCCATATCCACGATCTCGGGATGGTGGTGATGGTGGGAACGCTTCTCCACTCGATCGCCGTCGGGAACTGCCTCCCCTCGTACGTCAAGACCGTCTGCGTCGACATCAACCCCGCATCGGTGACGAAACTGATGGACCGCGGCACGACGCAGGCGATCGGCGTCGTGAGCGATGCGGGGACGTTCCTCCCGCTGCTCTGCGAGCAGCTCGAAGAACAGGAGAAGTGCTAG
- a CDS encoding flavodoxin family protein — protein MKIAAVVGSPRGVQSRTRKLVTFVLAGAKEAGAEIDIIDRADLQIVACTGCESCSLDGTCVFGDDFPAAYDRIRDADGLVFASPVYVDNVSGQMKVFIDRLADAMRYQKFAGKYGCSVATTQVSGGDAVVGYLNHVLNYLGVTTVGGMSVALDDDPEALDRAEPAARDLGRRLALAVRDRPRYPDQEARMAENRKYFAGIVRANRDWRPDEYERWVREGWIGEE, from the coding sequence ATGAAGATAGCCGCAGTTGTGGGAAGCCCGCGGGGAGTGCAGAGCAGGACGAGAAAACTTGTAACCTTCGTGCTCGCCGGGGCAAAAGAGGCCGGTGCCGAGATCGATATCATCGACCGCGCCGATCTGCAGATCGTCGCCTGCACCGGTTGCGAGAGTTGCAGCCTGGACGGGACGTGCGTCTTTGGCGACGACTTCCCCGCCGCGTACGACCGGATACGGGATGCCGACGGGCTGGTGTTCGCCTCGCCGGTCTACGTCGACAACGTCAGCGGGCAGATGAAGGTCTTCATCGACCGGCTGGCGGACGCTATGCGTTACCAGAAGTTCGCCGGGAAATACGGCTGCAGCGTCGCGACCACGCAGGTCTCGGGAGGCGACGCGGTCGTCGGTTACCTGAACCACGTGCTCAACTACCTCGGGGTGACGACGGTCGGGGGGATGAGCGTCGCACTCGATGACGACCCGGAGGCGCTCGACCGGGCTGAACCGGCGGCACGCGATCTCGGGCGCCGGCTCGCCCTTGCCGTCAGGGACCGGCCGCGCTATCCCGATCAGGAGGCCCGGATGGCGGAGAACCGGAAATACTTCGCCGGCATCGTCCGGGCGAACCGGGACTGGCGGCCGGACGAGTACGAGCGGTGGGTGCGTGAGGGCTGGATCGGGGAGGAATGA
- a CDS encoding pyridoxal phosphate-dependent aminotransferase, with amino-acid sequence MLDFSANINPYPPAFPWIPDASALKDYPDDRYETLKEEISRTFGRDASEVAVGNGSVELIRAFCSAVLGAGDAAYVESPTFAEYGMAVRLAGARCTAEESGAAVRFLCNPNNPTGKLLTRAEVLRVLDGVTGRGACLFLDEAFIELSDPAQSVADVSDENLFLLRSLTKSFAVPGIRFGYAFGTPELIEKVETVRLPWTVNAFAESFAIEAFRHYDLLEASRERIARERAWLCSRLDALGLVYAPPSANYILIEVPVESEVLVGRLLSRGILVRDCRSFGLPRHIRVAVRTHEENRQLIEALETCLP; translated from the coding sequence GTGCTTGATTTCAGTGCCAACATAAATCCGTATCCCCCGGCGTTCCCCTGGATTCCGGACGCTTCGGCGCTGAAAGATTACCCCGACGACCGTTATGAGACGCTCAAAGAGGAAATAAGCAGAACCTTCGGGCGCGATGCCTCAGAGGTCGCCGTCGGCAACGGATCCGTCGAGTTGATCCGCGCGTTCTGTTCTGCCGTGCTCGGGGCCGGAGATGCCGCCTATGTCGAGTCGCCGACGTTCGCCGAGTACGGGATGGCGGTGAGGCTCGCCGGTGCCCGGTGCACGGCGGAGGAGAGCGGAGCTGCCGTCCGGTTCCTCTGCAACCCGAACAACCCCACCGGGAAGCTTTTGACCCGGGCGGAAGTCCTCCGGGTGCTCGATGGGGTCACCGGGCGGGGGGCCTGCCTCTTCCTCGACGAAGCCTTCATCGAACTCTCCGACCCGGCCCAGAGCGTCGCCGACGTCTCGGACGAGAACCTCTTTCTGCTGCGCTCCCTGACAAAGAGCTTCGCCGTGCCGGGCATCCGGTTCGGCTACGCCTTCGGCACGCCCGAGCTCATCGAGAAGGTCGAGACGGTGCGCCTTCCCTGGACGGTGAACGCGTTCGCCGAATCCTTCGCGATCGAGGCCTTCCGGCACTACGACCTCCTTGAGGCGTCGCGGGAGCGGATTGCCCGGGAGCGGGCCTGGCTCTGCAGCCGCCTGGACGCTCTCGGTCTCGTCTATGCGCCGCCGTCCGCGAACTACATCCTTATCGAAGTCCCGGTGGAGTCGGAGGTGCTCGTTGGGCGGCTCCTCTCCCGCGGTATCCTGGTGCGGGACTGCCGGTCGTTCGGGCTTCCCCGCCACATCCGCGTGGCCGTCCGGACGCATGAAGAGAACCGGCAACTCATCGAGGCGCTCGAAACATGCTTGCCCTGA
- a CDS encoding endonuclease/exonuclease/phosphatase family protein, which produces MPGTRHMRLISWNIDLFRSGLKSVEKKVEAVCRHSPDIVAFQEVTDRALPLFREELEKFGLLHSIDSLALVEIARVAYMAERLNDLRARGANDPFQFAYNVSRLSEQYYPPGEAKSCGCLIASRYPLTPLNPLDFDIPWKQRVVSAVVSAPAGEFEVHNAHVPTAIGTRRNEIVKAETLAGIYRHLAVQSARPRILCGDLHIPEAELPDGTIVPFYRDIIPDETYNTMISESDEYLGRPRKWWYNAEMNVLPGLAEYDLPDVFRRLHGYQAREYSWCPDRGPEDVPKCKRYDHIFASTRLNPTACWYLHDLRGQGLSDHSAVVMDFEP; this is translated from the coding sequence ATGCCAGGTACAAGGCATATGCGGCTCATTTCATGGAACATAGATCTCTTCCGCTCCGGCCTTAAGAGCGTGGAGAAGAAAGTCGAAGCGGTCTGTCGGCACTCGCCTGATATCGTCGCTTTCCAGGAGGTGACGGATCGGGCGCTGCCGCTCTTCCGGGAAGAACTGGAGAAGTTTGGACTGCTCCACTCCATCGACAGCCTTGCGCTGGTGGAGATCGCGCGGGTGGCCTATATGGCCGAACGACTGAACGACCTTCGCGCACGGGGCGCGAACGATCCCTTCCAGTTCGCGTATAACGTCTCCCGGCTCTCGGAACAGTACTATCCTCCCGGCGAAGCAAAGAGCTGCGGATGCCTGATCGCGAGCAGGTACCCCCTCACGCCGTTAAACCCGCTCGACTTCGATATCCCGTGGAAACAGCGGGTGGTCTCTGCCGTCGTCAGCGCACCGGCGGGCGAGTTCGAGGTTCACAACGCCCATGTGCCGACGGCGATCGGCACCCGGAGGAACGAGATCGTCAAGGCCGAGACGCTGGCCGGGATCTACCGCCACCTCGCCGTCCAGTCGGCACGACCGCGGATCCTCTGCGGCGATCTCCACATCCCGGAGGCGGAGCTCCCCGACGGAACGATCGTTCCCTTCTACCGCGACATCATCCCGGACGAAACCTACAACACCATGATCTCCGAGAGCGACGAGTACCTCGGCCGCCCGAGAAAGTGGTGGTACAACGCCGAGATGAACGTCCTCCCCGGTCTCGCGGAGTACGACCTCCCCGACGTCTTCCGTAGACTTCACGGCTACCAGGCGAGAGAGTACAGCTGGTGCCCCGACCGCGGGCCCGAGGATGTGCCGAAGTGCAAACGCTACGACCACATCTTCGCGTCTACGCGCCTCAACCCGACGGCGTGCTGGTACCTCCATGACCTGCGGGGGCAGGGGTTGAGCGATCACTCCGCCGTCGTGATGGACTTCGAGCCGTGA